One window from the genome of Hydra vulgaris chromosome 02, alternate assembly HydraT2T_AEP encodes:
- the LOC136075845 gene encoding deoxyuridine 5'-triphosphate nucleotidohydrolase-like, whose translation MSVLIEDLENHSFYATSGSAGLDLRSTQECILEPFEKKLVSTGVSIFKMDNHIQGFITAKSGLALKYGLVVFNSPAIIDSDYTREIKVMLFNNSKEPYKVEKKSFIAQITFVPFVRAQKVEVEFEGCQSLFHVASAVIENKRVGGFGSTGQ comes from the coding sequence atgtCAGTTTTGATTGAAGATTTGGAAAACCATTCTTTTTATGCTACTTCGGGTAGCGCCGGTCTTGATTTGAGAAGTACACAAGAATGTATTCTTGAAccgtttgaaaaaaaacttgtttcgaCTGGagtttctatatttaaaatggATAACCATATTCAAGGTTTTATAACTGCAAAATCAGGTCTTGCTTTAAAATATGGATTAGTGGTATTCAACTCGCCTGCCATCATTGATTCTGATTATACTCGAGAGATAAAAGTCATGCTTTTTAATAACAGTAAAGAACCTTATAAAgtcgaaaaaaaaagttttattgctCAAATCACATTTGTACCATTTGTTCGAGCTCAAAAGGTTGAAGTTGAATTTGAAGGTTGTCAATCTTTGTTTCATGTAGCATCAGCcgttattgaaaataaaagagTTGGAGGATTTGGATCGACTGGACaataa
- the LOC136075844 gene encoding ATP-dependent DNA helicase PIF1-like — translation MKLSSEQKLAFKWLDDGENFFITGGAGCGKSYLIDAIAKSEQIYKQMTVTASTGIAAYLLNGSTVHSFAGIETGTKSDDYYIRYMHPEVHKRWLQTDVLIIDEISMINAETFDLLHRLGCKIRKCEDELFGGIQVIVCGDFYQLKPIVGNYAFQSSIWKQYIVKVLNLTTCFRQKDDLQFFNVLNELRLGQVSADSIEYLTKRHFIDEDSINDEYTRLFFRNLSVQFYNHKKMKDIKYKEFTFYSKDVIRDPKATALFRIPQVLTVKVNAIVMLIKNINVEEGLCNGAIGKVIQIENDGVWILMNNREIKIEAVNEDILDNVHSTIASRVGIPLQLAFSLTVHKAQGSTMKKIVLDFNENAFNPTLYYVSLSRVCNINDVYILHKNKDQLEKIFKNIKNNQLVNDYYQQFVK, via the coding sequence atgaaactatcaAGTGAACAAAAGTTAGCTTTTAAATGGCTAGATGACggagaaaattttttcataacagGCGGAGCCGGCTGtggaaaaagttatttaatagaTGCGATTGCCAAAAGTGagcaaatttataaacaaatgacAGTCACAGCAAGTACAGGCATAGCCGCCTATTTATTAAACGGGAGTACCGTTCATTCTTTTGCTGGAATTGAAACTGGCACCAAAAGTGATGACTATTATATTCGGTACATGCATCCAGAAGTACACAAAAGATGGTTACAAACAGATGTCCTTATTATTGACGAAATATCAATGATTAACGCTGAAACTTTTGATTTATTGCACCGATTAGGttgtaaaattagaaaatgtGAAGACGAGTTATTTGGAGGGATCCAAGTCATTGTGTGCGGtgatttttatcaattaaaaccCATTGTCGGAAATTATGCTTTTCAGTCTTCCATTTGGAAACAGTATATTGTAAAAGTGCTCAATTTAACAACGTGTTTTAGACAGAAAGACGACTTGCAATTTTTCAATGTGCTCAACGAGTTACGTTTAGGCCAAGTGTCTGCCGACTCGATAGAATATTTGACAAAAAGGCATTTTATTGACGAGGATTCAATCAACGACGAATATACGCGtttgttttttagaaatttatctGTTCAATTTTATAATCATAAGAAAATGaaagatattaaatataaagaatttactttttattccaaagatgTCATAAGAGATCCAAAAGCGACGGCGTTATTTCGAATTCCTCAAGTTCTCACAGTTAAAGTCAATGCGATTGTTATGctgattaaaaatataaatgtcgAAGAAGGTTTGTGTAATGGTGCAATTGGAAAAGTCATTCAAATTGAAAATGACGGAGTTTGGATATTGATGAACAATCGTGAAATTAAAATTGAAGCGGTGAATGAAGATATTTTAGACAATGTCCATTCGACTATTGCTTCTCGTGTTGGAATTCCGCTGCAATTAGCCTTTTCGTTAACCGTACACAAAGCGCAAGGAAGCAccatgaaaaaaatagttttggatTTTAATGAAAACGCATTTAACCCTACTCTTTATTACGTTTCGTTGTCGAGAGTTTGCAATATAAACgatgtttatattttgcataaaaataaagatcaacttgaaaaaatttttaaaaatataaagaataatcAACTTGTTAACGATTATTATcaacaatttgtaaaataa